One genomic window of Nicotiana sylvestris chromosome 10, ASM39365v2, whole genome shotgun sequence includes the following:
- the LOC104210169 gene encoding uncharacterized protein: MALVEEFLDIFGRSTIGAIFVEMVFCLGPVWIAFFVGIVVGWFWKPKWATLGNRKFDFSMPSSPTALVLSPSNSSENEHFASSPQYDSAKSRPLQQNKFENLTVTDEDFEHLFQLVEKKDGGPPWKHMMDRSVPHMSYQAWQRDPETGPPQYCSRTVYEDATPELLRDFFWDDEFRLKWDDMIVNAETIEECPTTGMMVVHWVRKFPFFCSDREYIIGRRIWDSGRSYYCVTKGVPCPSIPRKDKPRRVDLYYSSWYIGEVESSRGNSQPTACEVILFHHEDMGIPWEIAKFGVKQGMWGAVRKIERGFRAYQKAKASGLKISHCAFMARVNTKIDREYLKSMEDDEDSSETELQASPAKPEGMNIPKLIIIGGAVAVACTLNQGILPKVLLFNAVKRFGNIGRRACPRT, encoded by the exons ATGGCTTTAGTTGAGGAATTTTTGGATATATTTGGAAGATCAACGATAGGGGCAATATTTGTAGAGATGGTGTTTTGCCTAGGTCCAGTTTGGATCGCCTTTTTTGTTGGTATCGTAGTAGGATGGTTTTGGAAACCCAAATGGGCTACCTTGGGGAACCGTAAATTTGATTTTTCAATGCCTTCTTCGCCTACTGCTTTGGTTCTTTCTCCGTCAAATAGCTCAGAGAATGAACACTTTGCATCATCCCCCCAATATGATTCTGCTAAGAGCCG TCCACTGCAGCAGAACAAGTTTGAGAATTTAACAGTAACGGATGAAGATTTTGAGCATTTGTTTCAGCTTGTTGAGAAGAAAGATGGAGGACCCCCTTGGAAGCATATGATGGATCGTTCAGTCCCTCATATGAGCTACCAAGCTTGGCAAAGAGATCCAGAG ACTGGTCCACCTCAATATTGCAGCAGAACTGTGTATGAGGATGCAACACCTGAGTTGTTGAGGGACTTCTTCTGGGATGATGAGTTTCGACTGAAGTGGGATGACATGATTGTAAATGCTGAGACAATCGAAGAATGCCCCACAACCGGAATGATGGTAGTACACTGGGTGCGAAAG TTTCCATTCTTCTGCAGTGATAGAGAATATATAATTGGCCGTCGAATATGGGATTCAGGGAGGTCATATTATTGTGTAACAAAG GGAGTGCCATGCCCTTCTATTCCCAGGAAGGACAAACCAAGACGAGTTGACCTGTATTATTCAAGTTGGTATATTGGAGAAG TGGAATCAAGTAGAGGTAACAGCCAGCCGACGGCATGTGAAGTGATTCTATTCCATCATGAAGATATGGGCATCCCATGGGAAATTGCAAAATTTGGGGTAAAGCAAGGTATGTGGGGAGCTGTGAGGAAGATTGAGCGGGGATTCCGTGCCTACCAGAAAGCTAAAGCATCTGGCTTGAAAATATCTCATTGTGCTTTTATGGCTAGAGTTAATACAAAAATTGATCGAGAATACTTGAAGTCAATGGAAGATGATGAGGACTCATCTGAAACTGAATTGCAAGCTTCACCTGCAAAACCTGAGGGCATGAACATACCAAAGCTGATTATCATTGGTGGAGCTGTGGCAGTTGCTTGTACCCTTAATCAAGGAATCTTACCCAAGGTGCTTTTGTTTAATGCTGTGAAAAGGTTTGGAAATATAGGAAGGAGAGCATGTCCAAGGACATGA